In Halichondria panicea chromosome 17, odHalPani1.1, whole genome shotgun sequence, a single window of DNA contains:
- the LOC135350976 gene encoding uncharacterized protein LOC135350976, whose amino-acid sequence MEKSILHRGISINVSLDGTDIPQTDSVKYLGVTIDKDLNWKAHTEQVRRKSLAALSTIKRSSSFLPSNTRKLLFNSLVRPHLDYCSVVWHSCNSTISKRIERIQNYGMRVILGKPPRTSSSPLRDQLGWTTLQERRQRFMLTLVHRCLLNLVPPYLKNKFKLNSILYNIGTRGSGNIHLGQPNSEHYRSSFEYSGALHYNRLPLSSKSCPTLKLFKTSLKTLHITI is encoded by the coding sequence GAAATCGATACTTCACAGAGGTATATCGATAAATGTTTCACTTGATGGTACTGATATCCCCCAAACGGACTCAGTCAAGTATCTCGGAGTGACGATTGACAAAGACCTCAACTGGAAAGCTCATACGGAGCAAGTACGTCGCAAATCACTGGCCGCACTCTCAACAATCAAACGCTCTAGCTCCTTCCTACCAAGCAACACCCGCAAACTATTATTTAACAGCCTTGTTCGCCCCCACCTAGACTATTGCTCAGTGGTATGGCATTCATGCAACTCTACCATCAGTAAGAGAATTGAACGTATACAGAACTATGGAATGCGTGTGATATTAGGAAAACCTCCACGCACTAGCAGCTCACCCCTCAGGGACCAACTTGGCTGGACTACACTCCAAGAAAGGCGGCAGAGGTTTATGCTCACTCTAGTTCACAGATGTCTGCTGAACCTTGTCCCTCCTTACCTGAAGAACAAGTTTAAACTCAACTCGATACTGTACAACATTGGGACCCGTGGATCAGGTAATATCCACCTAGGCCAGCCAAACTCTGAACACTACAGAAGCAGCTTTGAATACTCAGGTGCTCTGCACTACAACCGTCTCCCGCTATCCTCAAAATCATGCCCCACTTTAAAGTTGTTCAAAACCTCCCTGAAAACCCTACACATCACAATCTAG